The following proteins are co-located in the Trichormus variabilis 0441 genome:
- a CDS encoding PEP-CTERM sorting domain-containing protein, protein MKLAKGLGIATIAAISVAAVGVQPTQAAIVNYNFIVDATSGSNPGQYFGSLKYDDSFLTGLGLETLGVENGLEVKFNYLGNTYTEEDDEFYDLYPIVSFNDGKLLGLSYFVADKFFIGNENNLDVGGNIFYEIDGSVFATEAGTVSYSQVPEPFAVSGIAIAGTVGLFMKRKKKATVAS, encoded by the coding sequence ATGAAATTAGCTAAAGGTTTAGGTATTGCAACTATTGCGGCAATTTCTGTTGCTGCTGTTGGTGTTCAACCAACACAAGCGGCAATAGTTAATTACAATTTCATCGTTGATGCTACATCTGGCAGCAATCCAGGTCAGTATTTCGGTTCACTTAAATACGATGACTCGTTCTTAACTGGTTTAGGGCTGGAGACATTGGGAGTTGAGAATGGGTTAGAAGTTAAATTCAACTACTTAGGTAATACCTATACAGAAGAAGATGATGAATTCTATGATTTATACCCGATAGTTAGCTTTAACGACGGTAAACTTTTGGGACTCAGTTATTTTGTTGCAGACAAGTTTTTCATCGGCAATGAAAATAATCTCGATGTAGGCGGAAATATATTTTATGAAATTGACGGATCAGTATTTGCCACAGAAGCGGGTACTGTCAGCTACAGTCAAGTACCAGAACCCTTTGCAGTTAGTGGTATAGCGATCGCTGGTACAGTGGGATTATTTATGAAGCGTAAGAAAAAAGCCACAGTAGCAAGCTAG
- a CDS encoding PEP-CTERM sorting domain-containing protein, with amino-acid sequence MKLSKNFGIATFAIAISLAAIEAKPTQAAIVNYNFAVNATAGDNPGVYVGSFSFDDSNLNGIGEESLDVSNGLLSVVFDYLGTQYTEMDDFDYPTGVAPLVSFQDGKLLGLSYLVEDQFFIGGDLDNPYTGGNQFYSIVSADLLSANEVGTVSYSKVPEPLTIFGTAIATFVGLWSNRQKKTTHI; translated from the coding sequence ATGAAGTTAAGCAAAAATTTTGGCATTGCTACTTTTGCGATCGCTATTTCTTTAGCTGCTATTGAAGCTAAACCAACACAAGCTGCCATAGTTAATTATAATTTCGCTGTGAATGCTACTGCTGGGGATAATCCAGGGGTATACGTTGGGTCTTTTAGTTTTGATGACTCGAACTTAAATGGTATTGGCGAAGAGAGTCTGGATGTTAGCAATGGACTATTATCTGTAGTGTTTGATTACTTGGGTACTCAATACACAGAAATGGATGATTTTGATTATCCAACCGGAGTAGCACCGTTAGTTAGCTTTCAAGATGGCAAACTTTTAGGACTTAGCTATTTAGTTGAAGACCAGTTTTTTATTGGTGGTGACTTAGATAATCCATATACAGGGGGTAATCAGTTTTACAGTATTGTGAGCGCTGATTTATTATCTGCTAATGAAGTGGGTACAGTCAGTTACTCTAAAGTACCAGAACCCTTAACTATTTTCGGGACAGCGATCGCCACTTTTGTCGGTTTGTGGTCAAACCGCCAGAAAAAAACTACCCATATTTAA
- a CDS encoding PhoX family protein, with translation MKGRFHPKNNQTINPSSNESIRDVIDRMSMSRRKFIFTAASASVLTVVGEVSIGGFLQSVQAAPIPKGTGFAGIGFKSIPPNLLNPATGKLEKDLVSVPEGYTAKVLVAWGDPIAPGGPTWLADASQDAAAQEKQFGMHADGMHYFPISYGNPVGRTVSSQARSLRSFLNQPINTGLLCVNHEYTHEEILHGSEGLTPVTIQKVRKSQAAHGVSVVEITKNGNDWTYNRNSPYGRRVTANTQMRVSGPAAGDVLLQSKKFNITPNGSVEIGTNDGYTAYGTLNNCANGYTPWGTYLTCEENWNGYFANPTLAANSTSDVESIPGIDKSDILVGQRRYGIPSQSSYRWPDVDPRFNAQTNPLEPHLFGWVVEIDPYDPQSTPVKRTALGRFKHESAQVVIDDNNRAAFYMGDDERNEYIYKFVCAQPYNPGNRAANRDLLDNGILYVAKFNDNGTGQWIPLVYGQNGLTPENGFRSQAEVLVKTRQAADRVGATMMDRPEWTAVRPRIGGYKEIEVYCTLTNNNRRGSTPPSSNNPNGTTTAASARPPVDAANPRPDNLYGHIIRWREDGQRVTATTFKWDIFIEAGDKTRPEANLQGNIKGDDLGAPDGLWFDDFGRLWIQTDQAGDGRGDWQKIGGNTMSCADPNTKQVRRFLTSPTDCEVTGITSTPDGKAMFINIQHPGEGAPPSNPTQTSNWPYSQGYGPSGRPRSSTVVITRNDGGVIGGL, from the coding sequence ATGAAAGGACGCTTTCACCCTAAAAATAATCAAACTATCAACCCATCTAGTAACGAGTCAATTCGTGATGTAATTGACCGTATGAGCATGAGTCGCCGTAAGTTTATCTTTACAGCTGCTAGTGCGTCAGTATTAACTGTTGTAGGTGAAGTTTCTATTGGTGGTTTTCTCCAAAGTGTTCAAGCCGCTCCAATTCCCAAGGGAACTGGATTTGCCGGTATTGGGTTCAAGAGCATTCCCCCGAATCTACTTAATCCTGCTACAGGAAAACTAGAAAAGGATCTTGTCAGTGTTCCCGAAGGTTACACAGCCAAAGTATTGGTTGCTTGGGGTGATCCAATCGCGCCTGGTGGCCCAACTTGGCTAGCAGATGCTTCCCAGGATGCGGCTGCCCAAGAAAAGCAGTTTGGTATGCACGCTGATGGTATGCACTACTTCCCAATATCCTATGGAAACCCTGTTGGTCGGACAGTCAGTTCACAAGCAAGATCATTAAGAAGCTTTTTAAATCAGCCAATCAACACTGGCTTGTTGTGCGTCAACCACGAATATACCCATGAAGAAATTCTGCATGGTTCCGAAGGTCTGACTCCAGTGACAATTCAGAAGGTGCGTAAGTCTCAGGCTGCTCATGGTGTTTCTGTTGTGGAGATAACCAAGAATGGTAATGACTGGACTTACAATCGCAATTCGCCTTATGGTCGCCGTGTTACTGCTAACACTCAGATGCGGGTTTCCGGGCCTGCTGCTGGTGATGTGTTGTTACAGTCGAAGAAGTTTAACATCACCCCAAATGGCTCGGTTGAGATTGGCACAAACGACGGTTACACCGCATACGGTACACTCAACAACTGCGCTAATGGCTACACACCTTGGGGTACTTATCTAACCTGTGAGGAAAATTGGAATGGTTACTTTGCTAACCCTACCTTGGCTGCCAACTCTACATCTGACGTGGAGTCAATTCCTGGGATAGATAAGTCTGATATCTTAGTCGGACAGAGACGTTACGGCATTCCTAGCCAGTCTAGCTATCGCTGGCCTGATGTTGATCCTCGCTTCAATGCCCAAACCAACCCATTAGAACCCCATTTGTTCGGCTGGGTGGTGGAAATTGATCCTTACGACCCTCAAAGCACACCAGTCAAGCGTACTGCCCTTGGTCGGTTCAAACATGAAAGCGCTCAAGTAGTTATTGATGACAATAACCGTGCTGCTTTCTATATGGGTGATGATGAACGTAACGAGTATATCTATAAGTTCGTTTGCGCCCAGCCTTATAACCCTGGAAATCGTGCTGCTAACCGCGATTTACTCGACAATGGTATTCTGTACGTAGCCAAGTTTAATGACAACGGTACTGGTCAGTGGATACCTTTGGTCTACGGTCAAAATGGTCTGACACCAGAGAATGGTTTTAGAAGTCAGGCTGAAGTATTGGTCAAGACACGTCAGGCAGCAGATCGAGTCGGCGCAACCATGATGGATAGACCAGAATGGACTGCTGTACGCCCTCGCATTGGTGGATATAAGGAAATTGAGGTCTACTGCACATTGACCAACAATAACCGTCGTGGCTCAACTCCACCTTCTTCCAACAATCCCAACGGTACAACAACGGCAGCTAGCGCACGTCCTCCTGTAGATGCCGCTAACCCTCGTCCTGACAACCTTTATGGCCATATTATTCGCTGGCGTGAAGATGGACAAAGGGTCACAGCTACCACCTTTAAATGGGATATTTTTATTGAAGCTGGTGACAAGACCAGACCTGAAGCAAATCTACAAGGCAACATTAAAGGCGACGACCTCGGCGCACCCGATGGTCTTTGGTTCGACGACTTCGGTCGCTTGTGGATTCAGACTGACCAAGCTGGTGACGGTCGCGGTGATTGGCAAAAAATTGGTGGAAACACTATGTCCTGTGCAGATCCCAATACTAAGCAAGTTAGGCGTTTCTTAACCAGCCCAACGGATTGTGAAGTGACTGGTATTACTAGCACACCTGATGGCAAAGCAATGTTCATCAATATCCAGCACCCAGGTGAAGGTGCGCCTCCTTCAAATCCCACCCAGACCAGTAACTGGCCTTATAGCCAAGGTTATGGGCCTTCTGGTCGCCCACGTTCATCAACTGTAGTGATTACCCGTAATGACGGTGGCGTGATTGGCGGTCTGTAA